A window from Brachyhypopomus gauderio isolate BG-103 chromosome 6, BGAUD_0.2, whole genome shotgun sequence encodes these proteins:
- the LOC143516911 gene encoding uncharacterized protein LOC143516911 — translation MAWILVSSLLFLGMRYPGRCLGVEFDTEDRNWEWGSGLQELLHSFPADSPFVTESPGRPANCTQRFWLPPSSPVCWDDIAGPEEFEQTRLLVLQNRAALQAVSQASGLEEGGASYDQQAKEDMEGVRAEHLDIAQTVDSIQKVFFNLEEKRKHGGELYTYSSLKEQIANTMDGKEKMAAILEQHLSTLERSLGTMQHRLTQLLAH, via the exons ATGGCGTGGATTTTGGTGTCCAGTCTGCTCTTTCTGGGCATGCGGTACCCTGGACGCTGCTTAGGGGTGGAGTTTGATACGGAGGACAGGAACTGGGAGTGGGGGTCTGGCCTGCAGGAGCTTCTGCACAGTTTTCCTGCAGATAGTCCCTTTGTAACAGAGTCGCCCGGAAGGCCAGCCAACTGCACTCAGCGATTTTGGCTGCCTCCGTCATCACCCGTATGCTGGGACGACATCGCAGGGCCAGAGGAGTTTGAGCAGACCCGTCTGCTGGTGCTCCAGAACCGGGCGGCGCTGCAGGCTGTGTCCCAGGCCAGTGGCCTGGAGGAAGGTGGAGCTTCCTACGACCAACAGGCCAAAGAGGACATGGAAGGTGTTCGGGCAGAGCATCTCGACATTGCGCAAACAGTGGACTCTATACAGAAGGTGTTCTTCAacctggaggagaagaggaaacATGGCGGGGAGCTCTACACTTACTCCAG TTTAAAGGAGCAGATTGCAAACACAATGGATGGCAAGGAGAAGATGGCAGCCATCCTGGAGCAGCACCTTTCTACTCTAGAGAGGTCCTTAGGCACCATGCAACACCGACTCACCCAGCTACTGGCACACTGA
- the chrac1 gene encoding chromatin accessibility complex protein 1, which produces MSGMNAENGAERAANNKNVSLPMSRVKLIMKSSPDVSCINQDALFLTTKATELFVQHLALSSYNNGSGKQKNTLSYSDLAGTAEDTETFQFLTDILPKKILARDYLKSLEEMEEDDDN; this is translated from the exons ATGTCCGGAATGAACGCGGAGAACGGAGCCGAGCGTGCCGCTAACAACAAAAACGTTTCCCTCCCCATGTCACGCGTAAAATTAATAATGAAAAGCTCTCCCGATGTCTCATGTATTAACCAGGACGCCCTTTTCTTGACGACGAAAGCAACG GAGCTTTTCGTTCAGCATTTGGCGTTATCGTCCTACAATAACGGATCTGGCAAGCAGAAAAACACACTTTCGTACAGCGACCTGGCTGGTACTGCAGAAGATACAGAAACCTTCCAGTTTCTTAcag ATATTCTTCCAAAGAAAATATTGGCTAGGGACTATTTGAAGTCCCTAGAAGAAATGGAGGAAGATGATGACAACTGA